A region of Streptomyces halobius DNA encodes the following proteins:
- a CDS encoding tetratricopeptide repeat protein, translated as MSRDGIEGAGLGAAAYGQGRIFQSERDIQVTEHHHHGSPGFGSGPASVRVPLAAPLRAGLHDREELREDLLSSLRTHGEVHVLHGFGGCGKTALARWLFEQAAPSTVAMWVEATTESQLRGGMLAVAADRGATPQEVQAAQEGRRAAADLVWQHLDASPEPWLLVLDNADDPKLLRDGWLRRSARGTVVVTSRQAVDPAWMAVRARLHRVDVLPALEAARLLHDLAPGEQQPEAALRLAERLGCHPLALTLAGGFLSQQLLESWTVEEYLERLEENPVSLLDRGAGLEGGARQRLSLTWQLSLDALAERGVPEAMATLRLLSCFADTPVPLLLLAPTALLAVQVPGLSAERIEAGLHGLISASLVDLIEVSTGQGRSRTRCVKAHGLLLETVAAALPTDEREQLTEAAAKLVSRSVREASGESTLVEPHLLGLLASDSADEELLDAARQIRTAHDGAGRWSDAVHLAAGIAQHSERHRTTDPVTAVADAIALGKILYQGDGLSSAVTVLRDALDRAGQIAEQAPLLLADAYAHTALAKAMLSEFAEAYELALRAAEIRERVLGATHADTADIIREQVGYLYTMGRFGEALALSRELIDLLPRLHGAHREEIATRSLLMRAAVMREALTAFRAADQVQDDEIAMLTWAEAEERAQEALQAYIRHFGSTHIRTAAARSNLALVMGERGDKDSATDELRRVLASRSAELGEEHPFTIETAADLARLLGLSGAKAEAAQLAQRSYGDALRILGPEHRITRKCVAALDSARE; from the coding sequence ATGAGTCGTGACGGCATAGAGGGCGCTGGACTCGGGGCTGCCGCCTACGGCCAGGGCCGCATCTTTCAGTCCGAGCGCGACATCCAGGTCACCGAGCACCACCATCACGGCTCACCGGGATTTGGAAGCGGCCCGGCTTCGGTGCGGGTACCGCTGGCAGCGCCTCTGCGTGCAGGGCTGCACGACCGGGAGGAGCTGCGCGAGGACCTCTTGTCGTCCCTGCGGACGCACGGCGAGGTGCACGTCCTGCACGGATTCGGAGGGTGCGGCAAGACCGCGTTGGCTCGTTGGCTCTTCGAGCAAGCAGCGCCCTCGACCGTGGCCATGTGGGTGGAAGCCACCACCGAGTCACAGTTACGAGGCGGCATGCTCGCCGTCGCCGCCGACCGTGGCGCGACGCCACAAGAGGTCCAGGCCGCCCAGGAGGGGCGGCGGGCTGCCGCGGACTTGGTGTGGCAGCACCTGGACGCTTCCCCTGAACCCTGGCTGCTCGTCCTGGACAACGCGGACGATCCCAAGCTGCTGAGAGACGGGTGGTTGCGCCGGTCAGCACGGGGAACCGTCGTGGTGACCTCACGGCAGGCCGTCGACCCGGCGTGGATGGCCGTGCGGGCTCGCCTGCATCGGGTGGATGTGCTGCCCGCGCTGGAGGCGGCTCGGCTGCTCCACGATCTGGCGCCGGGAGAACAGCAGCCGGAAGCAGCTCTGCGTCTCGCAGAGAGGCTCGGCTGCCACCCGCTGGCCCTGACCCTGGCGGGCGGCTTCCTTTCCCAGCAGCTTCTGGAGAGCTGGACGGTGGAGGAATACCTGGAACGGTTGGAGGAGAATCCGGTCAGCTTGCTGGATCGTGGCGCCGGCTTGGAAGGCGGAGCACGCCAGCGGCTGAGCCTGACCTGGCAGCTGTCACTGGACGCCCTCGCCGAGCGCGGCGTGCCCGAGGCGATGGCCACCTTGCGGCTGCTCTCCTGCTTCGCGGACACCCCCGTGCCCCTGCTGCTGCTCGCCCCTACCGCGTTGCTCGCCGTCCAGGTGCCCGGCCTGTCGGCGGAACGGATCGAGGCCGGCCTGCACGGGTTGATCTCGGCGTCACTGGTCGACCTGATCGAGGTGTCCACCGGCCAAGGACGGTCGCGTACGCGCTGCGTGAAAGCGCACGGCCTCCTGCTGGAGACGGTGGCTGCCGCCCTCCCGACCGACGAGCGTGAGCAGCTCACCGAGGCGGCGGCCAAGCTGGTGAGCAGATCTGTTCGCGAGGCGAGCGGCGAAAGCACCCTGGTTGAGCCCCATCTTCTGGGGCTGCTGGCATCCGACAGCGCCGATGAAGAACTGCTCGACGCAGCACGGCAGATACGCACGGCACACGATGGGGCGGGCCGGTGGTCGGACGCGGTGCACCTGGCTGCGGGTATCGCGCAGCACAGTGAGCGACACAGGACGACCGATCCCGTCACTGCGGTCGCAGACGCCATCGCTCTCGGAAAGATTCTTTACCAGGGTGACGGACTCTCCTCTGCCGTAACCGTGCTGCGTGACGCCCTGGACCGAGCCGGGCAGATAGCGGAACAGGCACCGCTGCTCCTGGCGGACGCGTACGCACACACTGCGCTTGCGAAGGCCATGCTCAGCGAGTTCGCCGAGGCGTACGAGCTCGCGCTCAGGGCCGCAGAGATCCGGGAGCGAGTCCTCGGTGCGACCCATGCCGACACGGCAGACATCATCCGCGAGCAAGTGGGCTACCTGTACACCATGGGGCGCTTCGGTGAGGCGCTTGCCTTGTCGCGAGAGCTCATAGACCTTCTTCCGCGCCTGCACGGCGCACACAGGGAAGAGATCGCCACTAGATCTCTGCTTATGCGCGCAGCTGTGATGAGAGAAGCCCTCACCGCTTTTCGAGCGGCTGATCAAGTCCAGGACGACGAGATAGCCATGCTCACATGGGCCGAAGCGGAAGAGCGGGCCCAGGAAGCTCTTCAGGCGTATATCAGGCACTTCGGCTCCACCCATATCCGTACTGCTGCAGCGCGGAGCAACCTGGCCCTCGTCATGGGGGAGCGCGGCGACAAGGACAGCGCGACAGACGAACTGCGCAGGGTGCTGGCATCCCGTAGCGCGGAGCTGGGAGAAGAGCATCCATTCACCATCGAGACGGCTGCCGACCTCGCGCGGCTGCTGGGCCTCAGCGGCGCCAAGGCCGAAGCAGCTCAGCTGGCGCAGCGGTCATACGGCGACGCCCTGAGGATCCTCGGCCCCGAGCACCGCATCACTCGCAAATGCGTCGCAGCGCTGGACAGCGCGCGCGAGTAG
- a CDS encoding Uma2 family endonuclease codes for MSEAPADYSNDIDPERALKYAIQHIKDDRAEIIEGVIETVPPSWDHEAASDTLREQIRARARELGCVIGSGNLDLPGSPNWYIPDLAVVPAAAAKGAGALLPADTLLVVEVTSESNADTNRVVKRKRYAEYGAPLYLLVDRQERSVTLFSEPGHLGYTRADGPHPYGATIRIPEPFGVDVDTSGM; via the coding sequence GTGAGCGAAGCACCTGCCGACTACAGCAACGACATCGACCCTGAACGCGCCTTGAAATACGCCATCCAGCACATCAAGGACGACCGGGCAGAGATCATCGAGGGAGTCATCGAAACCGTCCCGCCCAGTTGGGACCACGAAGCCGCCAGCGACACCCTCCGCGAGCAGATCCGCGCCCGCGCCCGCGAACTCGGCTGCGTCATCGGCTCCGGGAACCTCGATCTCCCCGGATCGCCGAACTGGTACATCCCCGACCTCGCCGTGGTGCCGGCCGCGGCCGCGAAGGGCGCCGGAGCGCTCCTGCCCGCGGACACGCTGCTCGTCGTCGAGGTCACCTCGGAGTCGAACGCCGACACCAACCGTGTGGTGAAGCGGAAGCGGTACGCCGAATACGGAGCGCCCCTTTATCTCCTGGTGGACCGTCAGGAGAGGTCTGTGACGCTGTTCTCGGAGCCGGGCCACCTCGGCTACACCCGGGCTGATGGTCCCCACCCGTATGGGGCGACCATCCGGATCCCCGAGCCGTTCGGCGTGGACGTGGACACCAGCGGCATGTGA
- a CDS encoding class II fumarate hydratase, with amino-acid sequence MSNDNDFGAPGAGDTPAFRIEHDSMGEVRVPAHAKWRAQTQRAVENFPVSGQRLERAHIEALARIKAAAAKVNAELGVVDKDVAGAIQEAAGEVAAGRWDDHFPVDVFQTGSGTSSNMNTNEVIATLASERLGRDVHPNDHVNASQSSNDVFPSSIHIAATAAVVRDLIPALEHLAASLERKAAEFSDVVKSGRTHLMDATPVTLGQEFGGYAAQVRYGVERLWSSLPRLAELPLGGTAVGTGINTPAGFSAAVIAEVARATRLPLTEARDHFEAQGARDGLVEISGQLRTIGVGLTKISNDLRWMASGPRTGLAEIALPDLQPGSSIMPGKVNPVIPEAVLMVAAQVTGNDATVAAAGASGNFELNVMLPVIARNVLESMRLLANASRLLADRTVDGISANAERAREYAESSPSVVTPLNKYLGYEEAAKVAKKSLAERKTIRQVVIEGGYVERGLVTEEQLDQALDVLRMTRP; translated from the coding sequence ATGAGCAACGACAACGACTTCGGCGCCCCCGGCGCCGGCGACACCCCCGCCTTCCGCATCGAGCACGACTCCATGGGCGAGGTCCGCGTCCCCGCGCACGCGAAGTGGCGGGCGCAGACGCAGCGGGCGGTGGAGAATTTCCCGGTTTCCGGGCAGCGGCTGGAGCGGGCGCATATTGAGGCGCTGGCGCGGATCAAGGCCGCGGCGGCGAAGGTCAATGCCGAGCTGGGGGTGGTCGACAAGGATGTGGCGGGGGCGATCCAGGAGGCGGCCGGTGAGGTGGCCGCGGGGCGGTGGGATGATCACTTCCCGGTCGATGTGTTTCAGACGGGGTCCGGGACGTCATCGAATATGAATACGAATGAGGTCATCGCGACGCTGGCCAGTGAGCGGCTGGGGCGGGACGTCCACCCTAATGACCATGTCAATGCCAGTCAGTCGTCCAACGATGTCTTTCCGTCGTCCATTCATATTGCGGCTACGGCGGCCGTCGTTCGAGATCTGATTCCGGCGCTTGAGCATCTCGCTGCCTCGCTGGAGCGTAAGGCGGCGGAATTCTCCGACGTGGTGAAGTCGGGGCGGACGCATTTGATGGATGCGACGCCGGTGACGCTGGGGCAGGAATTCGGGGGGTATGCGGCGCAGGTCCGGTACGGCGTGGAGCGGTTGTGGAGCTCGTTGCCGCGGCTGGCGGAGCTGCCGTTGGGCGGGACGGCGGTGGGGACGGGAATCAATACCCCGGCTGGATTCTCGGCGGCGGTTATCGCGGAAGTGGCGCGGGCTACGAGGCTGCCGCTGACCGAGGCGCGCGATCATTTCGAGGCGCAGGGTGCGCGGGACGGGCTGGTGGAGATCAGTGGGCAGTTGCGCACCATCGGCGTGGGACTGACGAAGATTTCCAATGATCTGCGGTGGATGGCTTCGGGACCGCGGACGGGGCTCGCGGAGATCGCGCTCCCCGATCTTCAGCCCGGTTCGTCGATCATGCCGGGGAAGGTGAATCCGGTGATTCCGGAGGCCGTGCTGATGGTCGCGGCGCAGGTCACCGGGAATGACGCGACGGTCGCGGCAGCGGGTGCGTCGGGGAATTTCGAGCTGAATGTGATGCTGCCGGTGATCGCCAGGAATGTGCTGGAGTCGATGCGGCTGCTGGCGAATGCGTCGCGGCTGCTGGCGGACCGGACGGTGGACGGGATCAGCGCAAATGCGGAGCGGGCGCGGGAGTACGCGGAGTCGTCGCCGTCCGTGGTGACTCCGCTGAACAAGTACCTCGGGTACGAGGAGGCGGCGAAGGTCGCCAAAAAGTCGCTGGCGGAGCGGAAGACCATTCGGCAAGTGGTGATCGAGGGGGGTTATGTCGAGCGTGGGCTGGTGACGGAGGAGCAGCTCGACCAGGCGCTGGATGTGTTGCGGATGACGCGTCCGTAA
- the fomD gene encoding cytidylyl-2-hydroxypropylphosphonate hydrolase: MVDTTAEGETASGTRAAGSGTECVRWAPGDQILWRYRDNAEAGRIHICRPMTVVQDTDELLAVWMAPGTPCVRPVLADGTPVHREPLATRYTKPRRSARDHWFGAGVLKLARPDDPWSVWLFWERGWQFKNWYVNLEEPRRRWAGGIDSQDHFLDICVYPDRHWEWRDEDEFAQAQRDGLMTSAQAAEVRSAGRAAVAHIGAWGRPFADGWENWRPDPGWPVPRLPEDWNRAPGHLRS, encoded by the coding sequence ATGGTGGATACGACGGCGGAAGGCGAGACGGCGAGCGGCACTCGTGCGGCGGGCAGCGGCACGGAGTGCGTGCGATGGGCGCCGGGGGATCAGATTCTCTGGCGTTATCGGGACAATGCCGAGGCCGGTCGTATCCATATCTGCCGTCCGATGACCGTTGTCCAGGACACCGACGAGCTGCTCGCGGTGTGGATGGCGCCGGGCACCCCGTGCGTACGGCCGGTGCTCGCCGACGGGACGCCGGTGCACCGTGAGCCGCTGGCCACCCGCTATACCAAGCCACGGCGTTCGGCCCGTGACCACTGGTTCGGCGCGGGGGTGCTGAAGCTGGCCCGGCCGGACGATCCGTGGTCGGTGTGGCTGTTCTGGGAGCGGGGCTGGCAGTTCAAGAACTGGTACGTCAATTTGGAGGAGCCGCGACGCCGTTGGGCGGGCGGAATCGACTCCCAGGACCATTTTCTCGACATCTGTGTCTATCCGGACCGGCACTGGGAGTGGCGGGACGAGGACGAGTTCGCGCAGGCCCAGCGGGACGGGCTGATGACGTCCGCGCAGGCCGCCGAGGTGCGGTCGGCGGGCCGGGCCGCGGTGGCGCACATCGGGGCGTGGGGCAGGCCGTTCGCGGACGGCTGGGAGAACTGGCGGCCGGATCCGGGATGGCCGGTGCCCCGGCTTCCGGAGGACTGGAACCGCGCACCGGGGCATTTGCGGTCGTGA
- a CDS encoding class I SAM-dependent DNA methyltransferase, with translation MSAASYDSYEGLNRLALDRAGQAEAFDAIGDRYDEAFPHKEGQLATGSWLAESLPAGSRVLDLGCGTGLPTSRQLSDAGHRVVGVDFSPTMIKLAQDNAPAAEFHRLDIADLRNGRLGGTGSFDGIAAFFSLLMLPRAEIPYALGMLHDLLRPDGLLALSMVEADVDDFTIPFLGNSIRVSGYLRDDLRRIVHDAGFDVTGEDSYAYAPASTDVPPEIQLFLHLRRA, from the coding sequence GTGAGCGCTGCCAGCTACGACAGTTATGAGGGCCTGAACCGGTTAGCTCTTGACCGGGCCGGCCAGGCCGAGGCGTTCGACGCGATCGGCGACCGCTACGACGAGGCTTTCCCGCACAAGGAAGGCCAGCTCGCGACGGGCTCCTGGCTTGCCGAATCGCTGCCGGCCGGTTCGCGTGTGCTGGACCTCGGCTGCGGTACCGGACTGCCGACCTCCCGTCAGCTCTCCGATGCCGGGCATCGTGTGGTGGGGGTGGATTTCTCCCCCACGATGATCAAACTGGCCCAGGACAACGCCCCGGCCGCCGAATTCCACCGGCTGGACATCGCCGATCTGCGGAACGGACGGCTCGGCGGCACCGGCTCGTTCGACGGAATTGCCGCTTTTTTCTCGCTGTTGATGCTGCCACGTGCGGAAATCCCTTACGCACTGGGCATGCTGCATGATCTGCTACGACCTGACGGGCTGCTCGCCCTGTCGATGGTCGAGGCGGATGTTGACGACTTCACCATTCCGTTCCTGGGAAACTCGATCCGGGTATCGGGTTACCTGCGGGACGACCTGCGCCGGATCGTGCACGACGCGGGATTCGACGTCACCGGGGAGGACTCGTACGCGTATGCCCCGGCGAGTACCGACGTACCACCCGAGATCCAGCTCTTTCTGCACCTGCGACGCGCCTGA
- a CDS encoding SpoIIE family protein phosphatase yields the protein MADHGAAEPAPGATNRDRGRGREHGGAAAVSGAVQAAADGPQGGGAGRPEPDQHGGRYAARAALGSAEAPEPGDGPYSGDNARPGDTARPGGAARPDGAARPGEGVGRPREGGQPAPSGGRGGEAGRSDGAPVPPQAPPPSVPSPPARSAHPAQPGDGAEMAAARQASGDRLRFIGAATRRIARGIDLDEIVLGLCRATVPTFADAILVYLRDPLPVGDERPTGPVVLRLRRTDRIPEEPDTNGTRLPVLPAQPDLGPAMGGSASELAEVRPGGPLAEVLRGVRPLFGEAQAARTALPELLGPDTRLPGGHRVILAPLRGRRRVIGAAVFLRRPDRPAFEPEDLLVAAQLATHTALGVDKAVLYGREAYIADALQRTMLPDSLPQPTGVRLASRYLPAAETARVGGDWYDAIPLPGSRVALVVGDVMGHSMTSAAIMGQLRTTAQTLAGLDLPPQEVLHHLDEQAQRLGTDRMATCLYAVYDPVAHRITIANAGHPPPVMLHRGGRAEVLRVPSGAPIGVGGVDFEAVELDAPAGATLVLYTDGLVESRIRDVWTGIEQLRERLTETARLTGPNPPPLEPLCDEVLDMLGPGDRDDDIALLAARFDGIAPSDVAYWYLDPKAQTAGQARRLARRALARWGLDELTDQVELLVSEVVTNAVRYAERPVTLRLLRTDVLRCEVGDDAPQLPRLRQARPSDEGGRGLYLVNRMARRWGATRLSMGKVVWFELSMPSGAPHG from the coding sequence GTGGCCGATCACGGCGCGGCGGAGCCGGCCCCCGGGGCCACGAACCGCGACAGGGGCCGGGGCCGGGAGCACGGCGGTGCCGCGGCGGTTTCCGGGGCCGTTCAGGCGGCTGCCGACGGGCCGCAGGGCGGCGGCGCCGGACGCCCGGAGCCCGATCAGCACGGCGGGCGGTACGCGGCACGGGCCGCGCTCGGCAGCGCGGAAGCGCCCGAGCCGGGCGACGGGCCGTATTCCGGGGACAACGCCCGTCCCGGCGACACCGCCCGCCCCGGCGGCGCGGCACGTCCGGACGGGGCTGCCCGCCCCGGGGAGGGCGTCGGCCGGCCGCGCGAGGGCGGGCAGCCGGCGCCGTCGGGCGGCCGTGGCGGCGAGGCGGGCCGGTCCGACGGGGCACCGGTGCCCCCGCAGGCACCACCGCCGTCGGTGCCCTCGCCGCCCGCCCGTTCCGCGCATCCCGCGCAGCCCGGTGACGGCGCCGAGATGGCGGCGGCCCGGCAGGCGAGCGGCGACCGGCTGCGGTTCATCGGGGCGGCGACCCGGCGGATCGCCCGCGGCATAGACCTCGACGAGATCGTGCTCGGCCTGTGCCGGGCGACGGTGCCGACCTTCGCCGACGCCATCCTGGTCTATCTGCGCGATCCGCTGCCGGTGGGCGACGAGCGCCCGACCGGTCCCGTGGTGCTGCGGCTGCGCCGTACCGACCGGATCCCGGAGGAGCCGGACACCAACGGGACCCGGCTGCCGGTGCTGCCCGCGCAGCCGGACCTCGGGCCCGCGATGGGCGGCAGCGCGTCCGAGCTGGCCGAGGTGCGGCCCGGCGGTCCGCTGGCGGAGGTGCTGCGGGGCGTGCGGCCGCTGTTCGGCGAGGCGCAGGCGGCGCGGACCGCGCTGCCCGAGCTGCTGGGTCCGGACACCCGGCTGCCCGGCGGCCACCGGGTGATCCTGGCGCCGCTGCGCGGCCGGCGGCGGGTGATCGGGGCGGCGGTGTTCCTGCGCCGCCCGGACCGTCCCGCGTTCGAGCCGGAGGACCTGCTGGTCGCGGCGCAGCTGGCGACGCACACCGCGCTGGGTGTGGACAAGGCGGTGCTCTACGGCCGGGAGGCGTATATCGCCGACGCGCTGCAGCGCACGATGCTGCCGGACTCGCTGCCGCAGCCCACCGGGGTGCGGCTGGCCAGCCGCTATCTGCCGGCCGCGGAGACGGCCCGGGTCGGCGGCGACTGGTATGACGCGATCCCGCTGCCGGGCAGCCGGGTAGCGCTGGTCGTCGGCGATGTCATGGGCCACTCGATGACGTCCGCCGCGATCATGGGGCAGCTGCGGACGACCGCGCAGACGCTGGCGGGGCTGGACCTGCCGCCGCAGGAGGTGCTGCACCATCTCGACGAGCAGGCGCAGCGGCTGGGCACGGACCGGATGGCGACCTGTCTGTACGCGGTGTACGACCCGGTGGCGCACCGGATCACCATCGCCAACGCGGGGCATCCGCCGCCGGTGATGCTGCACCGAGGCGGGCGCGCGGAGGTGCTGCGGGTGCCGTCGGGCGCGCCGATCGGTGTCGGCGGGGTGGATTTCGAGGCGGTGGAGCTGGACGCCCCGGCGGGCGCGACGCTGGTGCTCTACACCGACGGCCTGGTGGAGTCGCGGATCCGGGACGTATGGACCGGTATCGAGCAGCTGCGGGAGCGGCTGACGGAGACGGCCCGGCTGACGGGTCCCAATCCGCCGCCGCTGGAGCCGCTGTGCGACGAGGTGCTGGACATGCTGGGGCCCGGGGACCGCGATGACGACATCGCGCTGCTGGCGGCCCGGTTCGACGGGATAGCGCCGAGCGATGTCGCGTACTGGTACCTGGATCCGAAGGCGCAGACGGCGGGGCAGGCGCGCCGGCTGGCCCGCCGGGCGCTGGCGCGCTGGGGTCTGGACGAGCTGACCGACCAGGTGGAGCTGCTGGTCAGCGAGGTGGTGACCAACGCGGTGCGGTATGCGGAGCGGCCGGTGACGCTGCGGCTGCTGCGGACGGACGTGCTGCGCTGCGAGGTCGGTGACGATGCGCCGCAGCTGCCGCGGCTGCGGCAGGCCCGGCCGTCGGACGAGGGCGGGCGGGGCCTGTACCTGGTCAACCGGATGGCGCGGCGCTGGGGTGCGACCCGGCTGAGCATGGGCAAGGTCGTCTGGTTCGAGCTGTCGATGCCGTCCGGGGCGCCCCACGGCTGA
- a CDS encoding catalase, which yields MTSTAHDPHTTNNAGVPVESDEHSLTVGRDGPILLHDHYLIEKMAQFNRERVPERVVHAKGAGAYGTFEVTNDVSQFTKAVVFQPGKQTQMLARFSTVAGEQGSPDTWRDPRGFALKFYTDVGNYDLVGNNTPIFFVRDTIKFQDFIRSQKRRPDNGLRDNDMQWDFWTLSPESAHMVTWLMGDRGIPKTYRHMNGYGSHTYMWINGGGERFWVKFHFKTDQGIDFLTQEEADHLAGADPDVHRRDLYDAIERGDHPSWTLYVQVMPFDDAPDYRFNPFDLTKVWPHGDYPLIEVGRMTLNHNPDNYFIHIEQAAFEPSNLIPGVSVSPDKMLLGRIFSYPDTHRYRIGPNYAQLPPNRPHVPVHSYAKDGPMRFDPSLTAAPYAPNSKGGPATDPERFDPAAGWESAGEMVRNAYTLHREDDDWGQPGTMVRDVLDDAARDRLVSNVTGHLRNGVTQPVLERALQYWRNIDKNLGDRIAAGVGGG from the coding sequence ATGACCAGCACCGCGCATGACCCGCACACCACGAACAACGCCGGTGTCCCGGTGGAGAGCGACGAGCACTCGCTCACCGTCGGTCGCGACGGACCGATCCTGCTGCACGACCACTACCTGATCGAGAAGATGGCCCAGTTCAACCGCGAGCGGGTCCCCGAGCGGGTGGTCCATGCGAAGGGAGCCGGCGCGTACGGCACCTTCGAAGTCACCAACGACGTCAGCCAGTTCACCAAGGCAGTCGTGTTCCAGCCGGGCAAGCAGACCCAGATGCTGGCGCGTTTCTCCACCGTGGCCGGTGAGCAGGGCAGCCCGGACACCTGGCGCGACCCGCGTGGCTTCGCCCTCAAGTTCTACACGGACGTCGGCAACTACGACCTGGTCGGCAACAACACACCGATCTTCTTCGTCCGTGACACGATCAAGTTCCAGGACTTCATCCGTTCCCAGAAGCGACGGCCGGACAACGGTCTGCGCGACAACGACATGCAGTGGGACTTCTGGACCCTCTCCCCGGAGTCCGCGCACATGGTCACCTGGCTGATGGGCGACCGCGGCATCCCCAAGACGTACCGCCACATGAACGGCTACGGGTCGCACACCTACATGTGGATCAACGGGGGCGGCGAACGGTTCTGGGTCAAGTTCCACTTCAAGACCGATCAGGGCATCGACTTCCTCACCCAGGAAGAGGCCGACCACCTCGCCGGGGCGGACCCCGATGTGCACCGGCGTGATCTGTACGACGCGATCGAGCGCGGCGACCACCCCTCGTGGACGCTGTACGTCCAGGTCATGCCGTTCGACGACGCGCCGGACTACCGCTTCAACCCGTTCGACCTGACCAAGGTGTGGCCGCACGGCGACTACCCGCTGATCGAGGTCGGACGGATGACGCTCAACCACAATCCGGACAACTACTTCATCCACATCGAGCAGGCCGCGTTCGAGCCCAGCAACCTGATCCCGGGCGTCAGCGTCTCGCCGGACAAGATGCTGCTCGGCCGGATCTTCTCCTACCCGGACACCCACCGGTACCGCATCGGCCCCAACTACGCGCAGCTGCCGCCGAACCGGCCGCATGTGCCGGTGCACTCCTACGCCAAGGACGGCCCGATGCGGTTCGACCCGTCCCTGACGGCCGCCCCGTACGCCCCGAACTCCAAGGGCGGACCGGCCACCGACCCCGAGCGGTTCGACCCGGCCGCCGGCTGGGAGAGCGCGGGCGAGATGGTCCGCAACGCGTACACGCTGCACCGCGAGGACGATGACTGGGGGCAGCCGGGCACGATGGTGCGCGATGTCCTCGACGACGCGGCCCGCGACCGCCTCGTCAGCAATGTCACCGGCCATCTGCGGAACGGTGTCACCCAGCCGGTGCTGGAACGGGCGCTGCAGTACTGGCGCAACATCGACAAGAACCTGGGCGACCGGATCGCGGCCGGGGTGGGTGGCGGCTGA